The Rhizobium rhizogenes sequence ACACGCTGCTGCTGGCCGCCGGACAATTGCCGGGGCATGCGATCCACCAGCCCGGTGAGATTGCAAATCTCCAGCGCATGGGCGATGCGCCGCGCCCGCTCGTCCTTCGCGACCTTCTTCATCTTCAGCCCGAAGCCGAGATTTTTGGCGACCGACATATGCGGGAAAAGCGCATAGGACTGGAACACCATGGCGATGTCGCGCGCCTCCGGCGGCGCCTGATCGATGCGTTTGCCACCAAGGTGGATTTCACCGCCCGAAGGCTGGCTGATACCGGTGAGGATGCGCAAAAGCGTGGACTTGCCACAACCGGAAGGGCCGAGAATAGTGACGAATTCGCCCCGCTCCACGGTGATCGACACGGGATGAAGCGCCCGGCTTGCGCCGTAATCCTTGCTGATATTGCTGATCTCGAGTTCACTCATGGCGAGCCTCCCTCATATTTTTGACCAAGGCTATCCGGACCGTGCAGCCACTTGCGGCACACGATCCGGCAATCCTTGTCGCGTTACTGGTTGAGGACTTTTTCATCGAGCGCTTCGGCAAGCGCTGTCGACATGTCCCAGAAAGCCGGCAGCGACAGGCGCGGATAGACACTCTGCGGCAGCACATGCTCCTGTACGGCCTTCGGCATCAGATCATTGGTGACATCGGCGCGCGGAGAGCGGGAGGCCTTGTTTTCCAGCTTCCAGAGCTGGAATTCCTTGCTCATCGCCATGTCGATCAGCAGCAGCGCCGAGGCGACATTCTTGGCGTTGGCCGGCACGAACATGGCATCGCCAGAGCCGACCTGGCCTTTTTCCAGAAGCGTGATGCGGAAACTGTCAGGCAATTGTTTGGTGCCGAGGAAACTCATGACCTGATCTTCCCAGACGGTGCCCATGTGAAGCTGCTGGTTGTTGATGAGGTTGAGCGTATCGGCATTGCCATTGGTCAGTTCAGCGACGGCCAGAAGACGGCGGTAATAGTCCCAGACAGGCGTAAGGCACTCGGACTCCATGGCCCAGTCCTCGGCCTGCTGCAGCGTCTGGTTATAGTCGGTGAGCTTTGCACGGCAGTCGCCGGTGAGATAATTGAGCGCCACCGAATAGATGAAACCGCCACCGGAACCGCCTTTGGCCGGCAGGGTGACGCCAAGCCGCTTGGGGTTCTTTTCGGCCCAGACCAGCAGGTCCTCGAAGCTCTTCGGCACATCCTCGGCTTTCACGAAGGCAGAGTCATAACCGATAGCCGTCTGGTTGAGATGCACCAGCGGGAAGCTGCCACCATGCGGCTTGCCGAAGACGGTCTCGGCCATTTCCGGATTATAGTTGGCCATGTTCGGCAGAATTTTCGTCAGCGCAATATTGCCGACAACACCCTTGGCGGAAAGAAGCGGATAGCTGCCGCCACCCGCGAAATAGGCATCGACGGGTGAATCCTGCCCTGCCGCCTGTACCGCGATCAGCTGCTGGTTCGCCTGATCGCCCTTCACGTCGCTATAGGCGACCTTGATACCATACTTGGCTTCGAAACGGCTGATCAGCTCCTTCCACGTATCGGCGAAACTACCGGCGAAATTATACATCGTCACCGCGCCCTCGGCTTTGGCAGCGGGAACGACGATCTCATAGAAATTGTCGCGCGTGACCTTCGACAGATCGAAGTCGAGGTTTTTCATATTGCTGTCAGCCGAAAGGCACGGCGCTGCCGTCGTCGCCAGCGCAAGCGCGGCGATCGCAAGAAATTTCATGCGCATTGAATGGTTCCTCCTGAGGACCCGTTGTTGACCGGCCCCTTATTAATACACTCTAAGTGTAATATTTGTGACAGTCCAGTGAAAAATGCTGTCGCAAACCAATGCCCCATGTTGCCGCCGCTCCGCGCAGCCGTTATCCAAGGCCATGACAACAGATCAGACGCCGCACCAGACCTTTGACCGCCAGCCGCTTGCCAGCGAAAACGAGCGTCTCATTCTGGATATCGTGCGCCGCCACGGCCCCATTGCCCGTGCATCGATCACCGGCCACACCAACCTGACGCAGCAATCCGTGCACCGGCTGATCGAAGGCCTGCTGGAGCGCGGGCTTCTGCAAACCGGCGCGCCGCTCAAGGGCACGCGCGGCCAGCCTAGCCCCACCATCGAGCTGGTGCCGGAGGCGGCTTATTCGCTCGGCATTTCCATCAACACCGACTCCGTGGTGATCTGCATCGCCGATTTCCGCTGCGACGTCGTCGTCGAGGAAAAGCTGAAGATGCTTCCGGAGGACCGGGAGGAGACGCTGGCGGCCTTGTCACAGGCCCTCGAAAGACAGCTCTTGGAACACGGCATCCCGCGCGAGCGCCTGCTTGGCCTCGGTTTTTCCATGTCCGGCTTCTTCGTGTCTGAGGACCGCGCCTTCAATGCGCCGGAGCCCCTGCGCGACTGGTCGCTGATGGACCTGAAGCCGATCCTTGAGAAACGGTTCCACCTGCCGGTCTGGCTGGAGAACAACGCCACCACGGGGGCGATCGGCGAAAGCCTTCGCGGTGTCGGCTCCTGGTGCCAGACTTTCGCCTATCTGTCGTTCAACTACGGTTTCGGTGGCGGGCTGATCCTCGGCGGCCAGCCGTTTCACGGCTTTCATGGCAATGCCGGGGAATTCAGCGGCATATACAGCCCGGACGAATCGCCCAAACGACCGGCGCTGCAATATCTCATCGCCACGCTCCAGAAAAACGGCGTCGACATCCACTCGATCGAACCGCTTTATCAGCAGTTCGACCCCGCATGGCCGGGCGTCGAGGAATGGCTGACCGAAACCATGCCGCAGGTGGACAGGCTGGTGGCGAGCCTGATCGCGGTCCTCGATCCGCAGGCCATCGTCTTCGGCGGGCAATTGCCGCGCGCGCTCGGCCAGATGATGATCGAACGCACGCACATGCCCTCCCAGCGCGAACATCGTTATGGTGTCGGGCCAAAGGAGGCGAAGCTGGTTCTCAGTGAAACCAAGGGCGATCCATCCGCCATCGGTGCTGCGCTGCTGCCGCTCAGGGTGCGCTACTTCCTTTAAGGGGCGGGCCAGACAAGCTGATGTAATCCCGCAACAATCATCACGGAAACGTGAGCCTGATCCGCCCCCCGGTTTTTTACCGGTTGGCAGCCGGCGCCGGAAGGCAGTAAATATGACAACAATAATCATGTTTATTGCGACATGATGCGGTGCGCCTGTCCCTCGCCCGCCTCATGCGCCAGGCCAATACGCCACCGGGTCGATTGATGAGCAAAGCCCTGTTTGAGGTTCTTGATGCCAAGGAAGAAAACCGCCTGATGCGGTTTTTCCGCCGGCGCCTGCAGAACCGGGAAGACGCCGCCGACGCCATGCAGGAAACCCTGCTGCGGGCGCTGGAGGTTTCTCATGCGACGCTGATCGACAATCCGCAGGCCTATCTCTTCCAGATCGCCCGGTCGGTCGCCCGCCTGACGGTCATCCGCCAGTCGCGCGAGCGGCCGTTATTTGCCCCTTACGAGACGGGTCTTGCCGTTGCCTGCGAGGAACCCGGGCAGGAACGGATTGTCGCCGGCCGGCAGCATCTCGTCCTGATGGCAGGCGCCATCGAGGCCCTGCCGACGCGGTGCCAGCAGGTTTTCGTACTGAGCCGTCTGCATGGCCATTCCAATGGCGAGATCGCCGCCCGTCTCGGCATTTCCCGCAACATGGTGGAAAAACACATCATCAAGGCGCTGCTGCACTGCCGTCGGATCCGCGCGGAAATAAAAATGTAAACCGGCATCAGGTGTTCGCATCCTTTTTCACTCTATAAGGGAAAAGGAATAAACATCGGCACGCAACAAAACGGCAGATCAGGACATGAACGAACGCCCGTACGGCCTGGAGGATGGCGGCCTAACCGATGATGGCCTGACCGATGACGGTCTGGCCGAAGAGGCGGCGCTGTGGGTGGCGCGCATGCAATCCGCAGATGCGACGGAAGCGGAGCGCGAGGCGTTTCATGTCTGGCTGCGGGCCGATGCCGCCCATGCTAGCGCCTATGAGGACATGCAGAGCCTCTGGGGCGAGCTTGGCGATATCGAGCTTGCACCGGCTGAACAGCCAAAAAGGCGCGGGCCACGCCGGGCGGCGCTGGCGGGTGTGGCCGGTCTCTGCATGATCGGGCTTGCGGCGCTGTTTGCGGAGAACAGCGGGCTTAAGGACCGCTGGCAGGCGGATTATTACACCGAAATCGGTGAGACGCGGGTGCTGGCGCTGGAAGACGGCAGCCGCATCAGCCTGAATACCGACACGGCGATTGCCGTGCACTATTCGCAAGACGAGCGGCGCATCACCCTTCTTCGCGGCGAAGCCTATTTCGATGTCACGAAGAACCCGGAGCGCCCCTTCATCGTCACGGATGGATCGTTGACGGCCAAGGCGCTCGGCACCCATTATTCGGTGCGCGCCGGCAGCGGCGCGCTGCCGCAGGAAGTGCAGGTGGAGGAAGGCCGCGTCGAGGTGACGACGGATACCGATGTCGCCGTTCTCACGCCCGGCGAAACCGTCACGCTTGACGACAATGGCAGGCTGGTGCGCGCCCGCAAGGATGTTGCCAACAGCATGGCCTGGCGGGAAGGCAAGCTCGTCTTTTCCGGCCAGCCGCTGCGCGAGGTTCTCGATACCCTCTCCCAATATCGCCGGGGCCGCATCGTCATTCTGGATGAGGCGGCGGCAAGGCAGCACGTATCCGGCATATTCGACCTGAAGGATACCGATCAGGCCCTGACCATTCTCGAAGAAAGCCTTCCCGTTTCGGTGTCACGGCTTTCAAACATGCTGGTTTTTGTCCGCTCGCGATAAAAAGTAACTTTTTTACGGCTCCGACGTCAGGAGGCAGCCCGCCTTTTCACTCTAGGCAATCAGTACCCGTTTCGGCTTTCGCCGGGACGGCTTGAGATCATGAGTTGAGAGGGAAAGACATGAATTTGGGCAAGCAGGCACGCGGCTGGTTCTGGCTGACGACGACGGCGATCATCGGGGGCATCGTCGCGGCAGGTCCCGGCGCCACCGGCGCCAGAGCGCAGACACCGCCCGCCGCAAGCGGTGCACCCGCAACGGTCACGGTCTCCATTCCCGCCGGCCCGCTGGAAAACGCCATCCTGACCTTCGGCCGTCAGGCCAATCTGCGTATGGTCTATCCCTCCGCCATCACCAGGGGCCGCAGCACGGCGGGCGTCAAGGGCACGCTCAGCGTCTCGGCCGCCGTCAGCGGGCTTCTGGCCGGATCGGGACTGAACTATAGTCTGGCCGGCGGCAACACGGTCCGCATTTTCGATCCCGCAAATCAGGCCGGAGAGAGCGGCGGATCGGCCGCCGCCGGCACCACCCTGCTCGCCCCCATCACCGTGCAGGGCAACGGTCTGGAAGGCGCCAGGGGCGTTCTGGAGAGCAAGGGCTATGTCGGCAAATCCGGCCGCACCGCCACCAAGACCGACACGCCGATTGCCGAAACCGCCCAGTCGATCACCACCGTCAGCCGCAAGCAGCTCGATGACCTGAAACCGCAGAACCTCTCGGAAGCGTTGAACTACACGCCCGGCGCACGCATCGGCCAATATGGCGCCGAACCGCGTTTCGACGCCTTCAAGGTGCGCGGCACCGATCTCAGCACCACCGGCATTTTCCGCGACGGGCTGCGGCAGGTCAGCAGCCAGAACGGCAGCGCCCGGCTGGAACCCTATGGCGTGGAAGCCGTCTCCATCCTGCGTGGACCTGCCGCTTCCATCTATGGCGCAAGCAGCTCCGGCGGCATTGTCGACATCATCTCGAAGCGCCCGACGGAAGAGACGCTGCGCGAGGTGGAACTGCAATATGGTTCCTTCGGCCGCGTGCAGGGCGCCTTCGATCTTTCCGGCGCCGTCGACGATGAAAAAACCATGCTTTACCGCCTGACAGGCCTTGCCCGCGACGGCCGCAACGAAATCAGCGCCATCAAGGACGACCGGCTGTTCATCGCGCCCGCCTTCACCTTCCAGCCGGATGCCGGCACCAAACTGACGCTGCTCGGCGAATATATGGACAGCACCACCGGCGGCACCTGGGGCTACATCAACAAATATGGCGCCAGCGGCACCTCCATCGGTGCGACATCGGTCTATGGCGGCGATTCCCGCTTTAATGATTTCGAACAAAAACAATGGCGTATCAGCTATGAGTTCGAGCACGAAATCAACGATAACGTCACCTTCTACAGCAAGGCGCGCTATTCCGCCCTTTCGGCCGACCAGCAATGGGTATTCGACAGCTGGCCCGGCATCACCATCGAGGAAAATGAGGGCGTTTCCGCCGACAATTACCTGAAGACCGAATTCGACACCGGCCCGGCAAAACACACGCTGCTGACCGGCATCGACTTCAGCCACATGTCCTACACCTCGAAACAGGGCGGCGGTCCGGACCTGTTCACCGACACCTACACCTATACGCCCGACGTATCGCTGATCCTGACGCAGCGCATGAACACGCTGGGCATCTATGCGCAGGACCAGATCGAGCTTGACCGCTGGCGCCTGACGGCGGGCATCCGACACGACTGGCTGGACACCGAATATCAAGCCCAGACCGTCGGCGCGGCGACGGCTCCCACCTATGATGGCGATGAAACCAAAACGACGGGCCGCGCCAGCCTCGGTTATGTCTTCGATAGCGGCGTGATGCCCTATGTCAGCTACGGCACCTCCTTCGTCGCCAATCCGGGCGTCATCATCACCTCGGGAACGGTGACGGGGCAGGCGCAGCCGACGGTCGGAAAGCAATATGAACTCGGCGTCAAATACGCCCTGCCGCAATATAATGCCCTGCTGAGCGCCGCCTTCTTCAATCTCGATCAGGACAACGCCACGGTCTACGAGACCTCCTCCGGCATCAACCTGCTGCGCCAACTCGATCTGCGCTCACGCGGGGTGGAACTGGAAGCCACGGCCTCGCTCGACAATGGCTGGAGCGTCATCGCCTCCTATTCCTATAACGACGTTGAAATCACCAAGCTGACATCGGAAACGGTGGGCAAGCAGCTCAATTCCTCACCCTATCACACCTTCTCGCTCTGGGCCGATTACGAGTTCCAGGATGGCGCGTTTGAAGGCCTCGGCATCGGCGCGGGCCTGCGTTATGTCGGATCGAGCTTCGGCGACAACCAGCACACGCCCATTCTCGACAATGAGGCCCGCACCTTCGTTGATGCTTCGCTGCGCTACGATCTCGGCAAGGCCCTGCCCTCGCTGGAAGGCGTGAAGCTGCAGATCAATGCCACCAACCTTCTCGACGAGGTGAAACAGGTCTGCACCACGGGCTTCTGCTATTATGACGAAG is a genomic window containing:
- a CDS encoding extracellular solute-binding protein; this translates as MRMKFLAIAALALATTAAPCLSADSNMKNLDFDLSKVTRDNFYEIVVPAAKAEGAVTMYNFAGSFADTWKELISRFEAKYGIKVAYSDVKGDQANQQLIAVQAAGQDSPVDAYFAGGGSYPLLSAKGVVGNIALTKILPNMANYNPEMAETVFGKPHGGSFPLVHLNQTAIGYDSAFVKAEDVPKSFEDLLVWAEKNPKRLGVTLPAKGGSGGGFIYSVALNYLTGDCRAKLTDYNQTLQQAEDWAMESECLTPVWDYYRRLLAVAELTNGNADTLNLINNQQLHMGTVWEDQVMSFLGTKQLPDSFRITLLEKGQVGSGDAMFVPANAKNVASALLLIDMAMSKEFQLWKLENKASRSPRADVTNDLMPKAVQEHVLPQSVYPRLSLPAFWDMSTALAEALDEKVLNQ
- a CDS encoding ROK family transcriptional regulator — protein: MTTDQTPHQTFDRQPLASENERLILDIVRRHGPIARASITGHTNLTQQSVHRLIEGLLERGLLQTGAPLKGTRGQPSPTIELVPEAAYSLGISINTDSVVICIADFRCDVVVEEKLKMLPEDREETLAALSQALERQLLEHGIPRERLLGLGFSMSGFFVSEDRAFNAPEPLRDWSLMDLKPILEKRFHLPVWLENNATTGAIGESLRGVGSWCQTFAYLSFNYGFGGGLILGGQPFHGFHGNAGEFSGIYSPDESPKRPALQYLIATLQKNGVDIHSIEPLYQQFDPAWPGVEEWLTETMPQVDRLVASLIAVLDPQAIVFGGQLPRALGQMMIERTHMPSQREHRYGVGPKEAKLVLSETKGDPSAIGAALLPLRVRYFL
- a CDS encoding RNA polymerase sigma factor codes for the protein MSKALFEVLDAKEENRLMRFFRRRLQNREDAADAMQETLLRALEVSHATLIDNPQAYLFQIARSVARLTVIRQSRERPLFAPYETGLAVACEEPGQERIVAGRQHLVLMAGAIEALPTRCQQVFVLSRLHGHSNGEIAARLGISRNMVEKHIIKALLHCRRIRAEIKM
- a CDS encoding FecR family protein; this encodes MNERPYGLEDGGLTDDGLTDDGLAEEAALWVARMQSADATEAEREAFHVWLRADAAHASAYEDMQSLWGELGDIELAPAEQPKRRGPRRAALAGVAGLCMIGLAALFAENSGLKDRWQADYYTEIGETRVLALEDGSRISLNTDTAIAVHYSQDERRITLLRGEAYFDVTKNPERPFIVTDGSLTAKALGTHYSVRAGSGALPQEVQVEEGRVEVTTDTDVAVLTPGETVTLDDNGRLVRARKDVANSMAWREGKLVFSGQPLREVLDTLSQYRRGRIVILDEAAARQHVSGIFDLKDTDQALTILEESLPVSVSRLSNMLVFVRSR
- a CDS encoding TonB-dependent siderophore receptor, whose translation is MNLGKQARGWFWLTTTAIIGGIVAAGPGATGARAQTPPAASGAPATVTVSIPAGPLENAILTFGRQANLRMVYPSAITRGRSTAGVKGTLSVSAAVSGLLAGSGLNYSLAGGNTVRIFDPANQAGESGGSAAAGTTLLAPITVQGNGLEGARGVLESKGYVGKSGRTATKTDTPIAETAQSITTVSRKQLDDLKPQNLSEALNYTPGARIGQYGAEPRFDAFKVRGTDLSTTGIFRDGLRQVSSQNGSARLEPYGVEAVSILRGPAASIYGASSSGGIVDIISKRPTEETLREVELQYGSFGRVQGAFDLSGAVDDEKTMLYRLTGLARDGRNEISAIKDDRLFIAPAFTFQPDAGTKLTLLGEYMDSTTGGTWGYINKYGASGTSIGATSVYGGDSRFNDFEQKQWRISYEFEHEINDNVTFYSKARYSALSADQQWVFDSWPGITIEENEGVSADNYLKTEFDTGPAKHTLLTGIDFSHMSYTSKQGGGPDLFTDTYTYTPDVSLILTQRMNTLGIYAQDQIELDRWRLTAGIRHDWLDTEYQAQTVGAATAPTYDGDETKTTGRASLGYVFDSGVMPYVSYGTSFVANPGVIITSGTVTGQAQPTVGKQYELGVKYALPQYNALLSAAFFNLDQDNATVYETSSGINLLRQLDLRSRGVELEATASLDNGWSVIASYSYNDVEITKLTSETVGKQLNSSPYHTFSLWADYEFQDGAFEGLGIGAGLRYVGSSFGDNQHTPILDNEARTFVDASLRYDLGKALPSLEGVKLQINATNLLDEVKQVCTTGFCYYDEGRKVVGSIRYRF